In Calothrix sp. PCC 7507, one DNA window encodes the following:
- a CDS encoding Hsp20/alpha crystallin family protein produces MTLIRWNPWQEFTTLQRQIDQLFDENLLPSNLVERGFSRVPAAELQETSEAIHLKLELPGIDAKDVDLQVTETSVYISGERNSKTQTEDKGVFKSEFRYGKFQRVIPLPTRVENTKVIAEYKDGILNLVLPKAEAEKHKVVKVNLQ; encoded by the coding sequence ATGACATTAATTCGTTGGAATCCTTGGCAAGAATTTACAACTTTACAACGTCAAATTGACCAGCTATTTGATGAAAATCTATTACCATCCAATTTAGTTGAACGAGGCTTTTCTAGAGTTCCTGCTGCTGAGTTACAAGAAACCTCTGAGGCTATTCATCTGAAACTAGAGCTACCAGGAATTGATGCTAAAGATGTAGACTTACAAGTCACAGAAACATCTGTTTACATCAGTGGTGAGCGGAATTCTAAAACGCAAACTGAAGATAAAGGTGTGTTCAAGAGTGAATTCCGCTATGGCAAATTTCAGCGCGTAATCCCTTTACCTACTCGCGTTGAAAACACCAAAGTCATAGCAGAATATAAAGATGGAATCTTGAATCTAGTTCTCCCTAAAGCTGAAGCAGAAAAGCACAAAGTCGTGAAAGTTAATCTGCAATAA
- a CDS encoding adenylate/guanylate cyclase domain-containing protein, translating to MSSLSSSLIESQAVTNAELQAKAIIDAWSQYSTTVSDRIKKVKGINLTHDYLIKEGAIPIPATYAIELGKILSENQTGMSVRMYSDYPFPWRKAEGGPRNDFEREALSYLRTHPEEKKFYRLEKSQNHGLLQYGQSVIMKPTCVTCHNTRPDSPKKDWQVGDVRGVLTITQSLDNFTDQTNKSIKTTSFMLGGLSILGISGITLVTGRLRQTAKELEGRVRERTADLAAANTDLEKRNVLIRQVFGRYLSDEIVANLLESPQALKLGGERRKVTILTSDLRGFTAASERLSAEEVIHVLNIYLEYMADAIAQYQGTINEFMGDGILVLFGAPTPREDDAVRAVACACAMQLAMGAVNERLKNLGFPQLEMGIGINTGLVVLGNIGSDKRAKYGIVGSQVNLTYRIESYTTGGQILISEPTLKAAGAIVRVGGQRQEQMKGIKEPVTIYEVYGIGGFYNLFLPREEEVFFNIPKPIPIQYMILNEKQIGETVFSGNIVQISHKGAKICTENIENNCLPSALTNIKLNLLTPQDPAWRSEDVYAKVLEKSAELGNFYIHFTTKPPAVQARFDFLYKSLNPSK from the coding sequence ATGTCTAGTCTCTCGTCTAGCTTGATTGAATCACAAGCGGTCACCAATGCAGAATTGCAAGCCAAAGCCATTATTGATGCATGGAGCCAATACAGCACTACTGTTTCCGATCGGATCAAGAAAGTTAAAGGGATTAACTTGACTCATGACTACCTGATCAAGGAGGGAGCAATTCCTATCCCTGCAACTTATGCGATTGAATTGGGAAAAATCCTCAGCGAAAACCAGACAGGGATGTCAGTCCGGATGTATAGTGATTACCCGTTTCCCTGGCGCAAAGCCGAAGGCGGCCCCAGAAATGACTTTGAGCGGGAAGCCCTCAGCTACTTGAGAACACATCCTGAAGAAAAAAAATTTTATCGTTTAGAGAAATCCCAAAATCATGGCTTATTGCAATATGGGCAGTCTGTAATCATGAAGCCCACTTGCGTTACTTGTCATAATACCCGTCCTGATAGTCCCAAAAAAGACTGGCAAGTGGGAGACGTGAGGGGTGTTTTAACCATTACTCAGTCCCTAGACAACTTCACTGATCAAACTAACAAGAGTATAAAAACAACATCTTTTATGTTGGGGGGATTATCCATATTGGGAATCTCTGGGATTACTTTGGTGACTGGGAGGTTACGCCAAACTGCTAAAGAGTTAGAAGGGCGTGTGCGAGAACGTACAGCAGATTTAGCCGCAGCCAACACAGATTTAGAAAAAAGGAATGTGCTGATTCGCCAGGTATTTGGACGGTATCTGAGCGATGAAATCGTCGCCAACTTACTTGAAAGCCCCCAAGCATTAAAACTTGGTGGCGAAAGACGTAAAGTTACCATTCTTACCTCTGATTTAAGAGGATTTACTGCCGCATCAGAGCGATTATCTGCCGAAGAGGTAATCCATGTCCTCAATATCTATCTTGAATATATGGCAGATGCGATCGCTCAATACCAAGGAACGATTAATGAATTCATGGGTGATGGGATTTTGGTTCTGTTTGGGGCCCCAACACCAAGAGAAGATGACGCTGTTAGGGCTGTAGCCTGTGCTTGTGCTATGCAATTAGCAATGGGTGCTGTCAATGAAAGGCTGAAAAATCTCGGCTTCCCGCAACTAGAAATGGGTATTGGTATTAATACAGGACTCGTAGTTCTGGGAAATATTGGCTCAGACAAACGTGCTAAATACGGCATTGTTGGTAGCCAAGTCAACTTAACTTACCGCATTGAATCCTACACAACAGGAGGACAAATTCTCATTTCCGAACCGACTTTAAAAGCAGCAGGTGCAATTGTGAGAGTCGGCGGGCAAAGACAAGAACAAATGAAAGGAATTAAAGAACCAGTTACCATCTATGAAGTTTACGGTATCGGTGGATTCTACAATCTATTTTTGCCTAGAGAAGAAGAGGTATTTTTTAACATTCCTAAACCAATTCCCATCCAATACATGATTCTCAATGAAAAGCAGATTGGTGAAACTGTGTTCTCAGGAAATATAGTTCAGATATCTCACAAAGGAGCGAAGATTTGCACCGAGAATATAGAAAATAATTGCTTGCCCTCGGCATTGACAAATATTAAACTCAACTTATTGACACCTCAAGACCCAGCATGGCGTAGTGAAGATGTTTATGCCAAAGTATTAGAAAAATCGGCAGAGCTAGGAAATTTTTATATCCATTTCACCACCAAACCTCCTGCTGTCCAAGCAAGATTTGACTTTCTATATAAATCACTTAACCCATCAAAGTAA
- a CDS encoding DUF5615 family PIN-like protein yields the protein MARFLADENFNNQIVRGILRQSPDIDIVRVQDVDLSGADDPTVLAWASQEGRIVLTHDVATMTTFAYQRIQAGLSMPGLFEVSRRVPVGLAIEEIILIAECSIEGEWEGQVIFLPLR from the coding sequence ATGGCTCGATTCCTGGCTGATGAGAATTTTAATAACCAAATTGTGCGGGGGATTCTTCGTCAAAGTCCAGATATTGATATTGTGCGTGTTCAAGATGTGGACTTGTCGGGAGCCGATGACCCAACTGTTTTAGCATGGGCATCTCAAGAAGGGCGAATTGTTTTGACTCATGATGTTGCTACGATGACAACTTTTGCATACCAGCGCATTCAAGCAGGATTATCTATGCCTGGATTATTTGAGGTGAGTCGTCGTGTCCCAGTAGGACTGGCGATTGAGGAAATTATCTTAATTGCTGAGTGCAGCATTGAAGGAGAGTGGGAAGGACAAGTAATATTTCTCCCCTTACGATAA
- a CDS encoding DUF433 domain-containing protein — translation MTLAIALEPTPIETDAYGIVRVAKTRVTLDTVVTAFLEGCTPEEVREQYPSLQLSDIYLVIGYYLRHRDEVNTYLAERQLQANLIQQEAEQRFSPIGIRDRLLARRNQSR, via the coding sequence ATGACTCTAGCAATTGCTCTGGAACCCACACCTATAGAGACTGATGCTTACGGTATTGTAAGAGTTGCTAAAACTCGCGTTACCCTAGACACTGTTGTTACTGCTTTTCTTGAAGGATGCACACCAGAGGAAGTAAGAGAGCAGTATCCATCGCTACAATTATCGGATATCTACCTAGTTATCGGTTACTACCTCAGACATCGGGATGAAGTTAATACTTATCTTGCAGAACGTCAACTTCAAGCAAACTTGATTCAGCAAGAGGCTGAACAACGTTTTAGTCCTATTGGAATACGAGATCGCTTACTTGCTAGACGCAATCAATCCAGGTAA
- a CDS encoding NB-ARC domain-containing protein, producing the protein MDIEQALAFTDTLVFTKTGMHLSDLQQSMLRESWSLERQSYDRIADTYGYSPTYLKHDVGPKLWKLLSEILGEKVTKTSFRSAIERRFQLEGGTNIQPVVIQKTPSNLPNSPVTTSHQDWGDAIDVDFFYGRQAEIAQLHQWIVVERCRLLSLLGMGGMGKTSLSIKVAQQLQDDFVLVIWRSLRNAPPVQEMLTDLLKFLSNQQEIEFPETVAGKISRLLHYLRSQRCLLIFDNVETILQEGEPTKLSYADGYEAYGEIFRQIGEIRHQSCLLLTSRVQPPEVHLLAGEILPVRALQLEGLNQTDGQELLGLKGTFQGSEDEWRRLIAGYAGNPLALKIISTTIQNLFDGSITDFLNQETFVFGNIRNLIDQQFQGLSESEKTVIYWLAIYRDAATFSELRADIFPPISPQNLIDALELLEQRSLILKTKPTQFSLQPVVMEYITDRLVSQVNQEIQAALEIIPSQKNLLFKTHALLKAQAKDYVRETQIRFILKPILERLLIAFPERNAIEKLLSQCLNNLRGKSSIEIGYAGGNILNLLCQLQPCLTNYNFSDLRIWQAYLQQVNLHDVNFTSADLSQSVFAETFGIVFGGVAFSPDGKLLATGDAEGGLRLWQVATGQLLLNFKGHLGWVWLVTFSGDGQTLASCSSDKTIRLWDVSTGECKKILTGHRSSIWAIAFSADGQTLASGGDEPTVRLWDIHTGECQKILSGHTGRILSVAYSPDGQILASGSDDRTIRLWNHNTECNHIFQGHLERVWSVAFSADGNTLASGSADHTIRLWEVNTGQCLNILPEHSDRVRAIAFSPDAKTLVSASDDQTVRVWEISTGQCLNVLQGHANSVFSVAFNADGRTIASGSIDQTVRLWDVTTGRCFKTFKGYRSSVFSVAFNADGQTIASGSTDQTVRLWDVNTGTCLKTLTGHRGWVTSVAFHPDGKLLASSSVDRTVRIWSTHTGKCLQTLPGHGNWVQSVSFSPDGKVLASGSDDQTIRLWSVNTGECLQILSGHASWIWCVRFSPDGQILASSSEDHTIRLWSVNTGECLQILAGHNSRVQAIAFSPDGQILASASEDETVRLWSMNTGECLNIFAGHSNNVWSVAFSPDGEIIASSSLDQTVRLWHPQTGTCLKILSVLTHSMRSAIAFNPQISPTKNYTIASGSQNGTIQIWDTQTGECLQTLNPDRPYQGTNITGATGITIAQKEALKALGAFEL; encoded by the coding sequence ATGGATATTGAGCAAGCACTCGCATTTACTGATACGCTGGTTTTTACCAAAACAGGGATGCATTTAAGTGACCTACAACAGTCGATGTTGCGGGAGTCTTGGTCTTTGGAGCGTCAAAGTTACGATCGCATTGCGGATACATATGGCTATTCTCCAACTTATTTAAAGCATGATGTCGGGCCTAAGTTATGGAAACTCCTTTCAGAAATTTTAGGCGAAAAGGTCACTAAAACCAGTTTTCGTTCTGCAATTGAGCGGAGATTTCAGTTGGAGGGTGGGACGAATATACAGCCTGTTGTTATCCAGAAAACGCCATCAAATCTCCCCAACAGTCCGGTGACGACTTCCCATCAAGATTGGGGTGATGCGATTGATGTGGATTTTTTCTATGGACGACAAGCAGAAATAGCGCAGTTACACCAGTGGATTGTGGTTGAACGGTGTCGGCTATTGAGTTTGTTGGGTATGGGAGGAATGGGTAAGACTTCCCTGTCAATCAAGGTTGCACAACAATTACAGGATGATTTTGTGTTGGTGATTTGGCGATCGCTACGCAATGCACCACCCGTACAAGAAATGCTAACAGATTTACTCAAATTCTTGTCCAATCAGCAAGAAATTGAGTTTCCCGAAACTGTTGCGGGCAAAATTTCGCGGCTATTACATTATTTGCGATCGCAGCGTTGTCTGTTAATTTTTGATAACGTTGAAACCATCTTACAAGAAGGCGAACCCACGAAGTTATCCTACGCTGATGGCTATGAAGCTTATGGCGAAATATTTAGACAAATCGGAGAAATTCGTCATCAAAGTTGTTTATTATTAACAAGTCGAGTTCAACCCCCAGAAGTTCACCTGTTAGCAGGGGAAATTTTACCTGTGCGGGCTTTGCAATTGGAGGGATTGAATCAAACAGATGGACAAGAACTTTTAGGGTTGAAGGGCACTTTCCAGGGTTCAGAAGACGAATGGCGGCGGTTAATTGCGGGTTATGCAGGTAATCCCTTAGCATTAAAAATTATTTCCACCACTATTCAAAACTTGTTTGATGGCAGCATTACTGATTTTCTCAACCAAGAAACCTTTGTTTTTGGCAACATTCGGAATTTGATTGACCAACAATTTCAAGGGCTTTCTGAATCTGAAAAAACAGTGATTTATTGGCTGGCTATTTATCGTGATGCGGCGACATTTTCCGAGTTGCGTGCTGATATTTTTCCGCCGATATCACCACAAAATTTAATTGACGCTTTAGAATTGCTGGAACAGCGATCGCTGATCCTGAAGACTAAGCCTACACAGTTTTCACTCCAGCCTGTGGTGATGGAATATATCACAGATAGATTAGTTAGTCAAGTAAATCAGGAAATTCAGGCAGCATTAGAAATAATTCCTAGTCAGAAAAATCTCTTATTTAAAACTCATGCCTTACTCAAAGCACAAGCTAAAGATTATGTGCGAGAGACGCAAATACGTTTTATCCTCAAACCTATCCTGGAGCGGTTATTAATAGCATTTCCTGAGCGGAATGCAATTGAAAAATTACTAAGTCAATGCCTCAACAACCTGCGAGGTAAATCGTCAATTGAAATTGGCTATGCTGGCGGTAATATTTTAAATTTACTTTGTCAATTGCAACCGTGTTTAACTAACTATAATTTTTCTGATTTAAGGATTTGGCAAGCATATTTACAACAAGTAAATTTGCATGATGTTAATTTCACATCTGCTGATTTGAGTCAGTCTGTTTTTGCGGAAACCTTTGGCATTGTATTTGGTGGTGTTGCCTTTAGCCCGGATGGTAAATTATTAGCTACGGGGGATGCAGAAGGTGGGCTACGTTTGTGGCAAGTTGCCACTGGGCAACTATTATTAAATTTTAAAGGACATTTAGGCTGGGTTTGGTTAGTTACCTTTAGTGGCGATGGTCAAACTTTAGCAAGTTGCAGCAGTGATAAAACGATTCGCTTATGGGATGTCAGCACAGGTGAATGCAAAAAGATTTTAACAGGACATCGGAGTTCAATTTGGGCGATCGCTTTTAGTGCCGATGGTCAAACTTTAGCCAGTGGTGGCGATGAACCAACGGTGAGATTGTGGGATATCCACACTGGGGAATGTCAAAAAATCTTGTCTGGTCACACAGGTAGGATTCTCTCTGTCGCCTACAGTCCAGATGGTCAAATTTTAGCAAGTGGCAGTGACGATCGCACTATTCGCCTCTGGAATCACAACACAGAATGCAATCATATCTTCCAGGGACACTTAGAGCGAGTCTGGTCAGTCGCCTTTAGTGCTGATGGTAACACCTTAGCCAGTGGTAGTGCTGACCATACCATTCGCCTCTGGGAGGTGAACACAGGACAATGTCTGAATATCTTACCAGAGCATAGCGATCGCGTCCGGGCGATCGCCTTTAGTCCCGATGCCAAGACACTGGTGAGCGCCAGCGATGACCAAACCGTCAGAGTTTGGGAAATCAGTACTGGACAATGCCTCAACGTCCTCCAAGGGCACGCTAATTCCGTGTTTTCAGTGGCATTTAATGCCGATGGTCGCACTATCGCCAGTGGTAGCATCGACCAAACAGTAAGGCTATGGGATGTAACTACAGGTCGATGTTTCAAAACCTTCAAAGGCTATAGAAGCTCAGTATTTTCGGTAGCATTCAATGCCGATGGTCAAACTATCGCCAGTGGTAGTACTGACCAAACCGTGAGGCTGTGGGATGTGAATACAGGGACTTGTCTGAAAACCTTAACGGGACATCGTGGCTGGGTGACTTCCGTAGCCTTTCACCCAGATGGAAAGTTGCTAGCGAGTAGCAGTGTTGACCGCACCGTCCGCATCTGGTCAACTCACACTGGGAAATGTCTGCAAACTTTGCCAGGTCATGGCAATTGGGTACAATCAGTTAGCTTTAGTCCTGATGGAAAAGTTTTAGCTAGTGGTAGCGACGACCAAACCATTCGCTTATGGTCAGTGAATACAGGTGAATGTCTGCAGATATTATCAGGTCATGCTAGTTGGATTTGGTGCGTGAGATTTAGTCCCGATGGGCAAATTCTCGCTAGCAGTAGCGAAGACCATACTATTCGCCTGTGGTCAGTGAATACAGGTGAATGTCTCCAAATTTTAGCAGGACATAACAGCCGAGTCCAGGCGATCGCTTTCAGTCCCGATGGGCAAATCTTAGCCAGCGCCAGCGAAGATGAAACAGTACGCCTGTGGTCGATGAATACAGGTGAATGTCTGAATATCTTTGCTGGACATAGTAATAATGTTTGGTCGGTAGCCTTTAGTCCCGATGGGGAAATAATCGCCAGCAGTAGCTTAGATCAAACAGTGCGACTTTGGCACCCGCAGACAGGGACTTGCTTAAAGATTTTATCTGTTCTCACTCATTCTATGCGATCGGCGATCGCCTTCAACCCCCAAATCAGCCCTACGAAAAATTACACCATCGCCAGCGGTAGTCAAAACGGCACCATTCAGATTTGGGATACCCAAACAGGTGAATGTTTGCAAACCCTCAATCCTGACAGACCTTATCAGGGAACCAATATTACAGGAGCGACTGGAATCACAATAGCTCAAAAAGAAGCCCTGAAAGCCTTAGGTGCATTCGAGTTATGA
- a CDS encoding type II toxin-antitoxin system Phd/YefM family antitoxin has translation MKSISKSKLKSKLLEFLRLVESEGEEIVVTDRGKPVVKISKYANSPSTEQLFGQMRGKVKYFEDLTTPTTEEWGEL, from the coding sequence ATGAAAAGCATTTCCAAAAGTAAACTTAAAAGCAAACTGCTGGAGTTCTTGCGACTTGTAGAGTCAGAAGGGGAAGAAATTGTAGTTACTGATCGAGGGAAACCAGTAGTAAAAATTTCTAAATACGCCAATTCACCCTCAACAGAACAGTTATTTGGGCAAATGCGCGGCAAAGTGAAGTATTTTGAGGATTTAACAACTCCCACAACAGAAGAATGGGGAGAACTGTGA
- a CDS encoding type II toxin-antitoxin system VapC family toxin, giving the protein MKIVLDTCALIWWSLDPDQLSQGAKEVCKQMEKEKNGLVPSTAIWEIAIKIKNKKLDLGVDMNEYVASLKKSSVVSIVPIDEDVWLESVKLEWGHRDPVDRVVVALARSNQASILTADREIRNFYSDVIW; this is encoded by the coding sequence GTGAAGATTGTCCTCGATACTTGCGCTCTGATTTGGTGGAGCCTAGATCCAGATCAACTTTCTCAAGGTGCGAAAGAAGTCTGCAAGCAAATGGAAAAGGAAAAAAATGGTCTTGTTCCATCCACTGCTATCTGGGAAATCGCCATCAAAATCAAAAATAAAAAACTAGATTTAGGAGTTGATATGAACGAGTATGTCGCTTCTTTGAAAAAGTCCAGCGTTGTCAGCATTGTCCCCATTGATGAAGATGTGTGGTTAGAAAGTGTCAAACTAGAATGGGGTCATCGAGATCCTGTTGATCGAGTTGTTGTCGCCCTAGCCAGGAGTAATCAAGCTTCAATTCTCACAGCAGACAGGGAAATCAGAAATTTTTACTCAGATGTGATTTGGTAG
- a CDS encoding alpha/beta hydrolase encodes MQFVDISPSTSQPPTGLIVCLHGWGANADDVTSLLPFFHLPDYHFVFPNAPFPYPYSPMGRAWYDLRQENMYQGLIESRQILTDWLESLEGSTGVPLSRTILSGFSQGGAMTLDVGLNLPLAGLVSMSGYLHPDAGKVKKTSYPPTLIMHGRQDEVVPLLAALKAKETLESLAVVVQYQEFEMGHEISPQMLEVIRNFVKNAIG; translated from the coding sequence TTGCAATTCGTTGATATTTCCCCCTCAACTTCTCAACCTCCCACAGGTTTAATAGTCTGCTTACACGGTTGGGGCGCTAACGCTGACGATGTCACATCTCTGTTGCCATTTTTCCACTTACCTGATTACCATTTTGTGTTTCCGAATGCGCCTTTTCCTTATCCCTATTCCCCAATGGGTAGGGCGTGGTATGACTTAAGACAAGAAAACATGTATCAAGGATTAATAGAAAGTCGGCAAATACTGACAGATTGGTTGGAATCTTTAGAGGGTAGTACTGGTGTGCCTCTATCACGCACAATTTTGAGTGGTTTTTCTCAAGGTGGGGCGATGACTTTAGATGTAGGATTAAATTTGCCCCTGGCTGGTTTGGTCTCCATGAGTGGTTATTTGCATCCTGATGCTGGCAAGGTAAAAAAAACTAGTTATCCGCCAACCTTGATCATGCATGGTAGACAAGATGAAGTTGTGCCATTGTTAGCTGCTTTAAAGGCAAAAGAAACTCTAGAATCTCTAGCAGTTGTCGTCCAGTACCAGGAATTTGAAATGGGCCATGAAATTAGTCCGCAAATGTTAGAAGTGATCCGAAATTTCGTGAAGAATGCCATTGGCTAG
- a CDS encoding DUF2555 domain-containing protein, which produces MKTLSISKKEIAAMTAAEVEELATRLELDNYSNAFEGLNDWHLLRAIAFQRPELVEPYIYLLDLEPYDEA; this is translated from the coding sequence ATGAAAACTCTAAGCATTTCCAAAAAAGAAATTGCTGCCATGACTGCAGCAGAGGTAGAAGAGTTAGCTACACGTCTGGAGCTAGATAATTATAGCAATGCTTTTGAGGGTTTAAATGATTGGCATCTACTGCGAGCGATCGCGTTTCAGCGTCCAGAGTTAGTTGAACCCTATATCTACCTCTTAGATTTGGAACCCTATGATGAAGCTTAG